Part of the Coregonus clupeaformis isolate EN_2021a chromosome 8, ASM2061545v1, whole genome shotgun sequence genome, TCTAAATATATGACTCTGGTTGTATGTATGCAATGTAATCACAATTTACATATATGCAGTGAGTGGGTAACAGACTGATCTGcgtgtatttttttttacagattgtCGCTACACCATTTCAGTCTGGGATTGGTCACACCATGGCAAAAGTTGGAGCTGTCATCTACCCCCACACAGTTGTTGTCTTATCTGAGCAGAGCAGCATCCCAACCAGCTCCCACAACCTGTGAGTCTGCAACTCCAGTAAGATACCTCCTCACACTAACACAAACGGTAACATTACATAGGATGTCAAACATGACATTATCTGAAGGTACAGATGTACCCACTTACAGTACTCAATGTTCACACTACGCTGCAGAGGACTGATAGGCCTACTCATCTGCAGTTGACACTTGACATCTTGTGTTGATGTTGTGCAACTGTTCTGAAATGTTGGTTTAATTGTTTTTACCTGTCATTGTACTTATTATTTACAGTATAGGCCTAAGCTTTAAATGACCAGATCCGTGTTGCTGTTTGTAATGTATATCTTTCTGTGTGTCTATTCAGGGTGGAAGGACTGCCATCACCATTTAACCTCACTGATACAGAAAGTGGGGGTGTTGCAGCTCTACCCGGCTAAGGTCAGTCATTTCTTGGCAAATTGAAAATATTATAATGCATGCTATATTACCATACAAATGATATGTTTCAATTACCACTCAGAACAACCCTCTCATACTCTTCCAGGCTCTTGACCCCTTGACTGTGTGAAAGTCGTCGTTTTTTCCTGTGGTATCAGACCCAGGCCCTTGAGAGCAATGTGTGAGCAAGAGGACCATGGAGACGGTGCCCCTAACAAGCTGTCCAACAGTGATGCCATCAAGCTGACAGGTGACCTCTCTCTGAGTGACTCCGACCCTGAAGAGCGTAATGAGTCCATAGACCCAGAGGTGGAAGACTTGTCCTCATCTGATGATGAAGAGCACCAGAACTCCGGTCCTGGTCCCAAGAAACCCGCATTCAGTCTGACAGGTGGCAGCTCAAGCTTCTCCAACCGCAGCCGAAGCATCTTTGATTGCCTGGAGAGTGCCGCTAAGCTGACCTCGTCCCATCTGGGCCAGGACAATGTGATTGACGGGGTTTTTGCAcgtccccctccacccccactgcTGCCAAGTGGAAAGAAGTATGGGGAGAAGGTGGGGGAATTGGTCAGCAAGCCTCCTCAGAAGAGAGGAGTGCCAGATTACCTGGTGAATCCTGAGCGCTGGACGCGCTACGACCTGGAGGACGTGCCAGAGACCAGTGACAGCAAGAATAGCATGGTGGCTCAGCAGTACATACAAAGCCTTCAGCAGCAGAAGAAGGAGAGCACGATGGTAGATGATCCTGAAGAGCCTTTTATACCTACTTTCAACCAGGGCCAGAGCAGTAGCTCAGAGCATAAGATCGTGTTCTCCAGGCCTAGCCGGCCACAGAAGGTTGACGCTGCAGAAGTTAACAAGCCTGATCGAACCAAGAAGATGGGGATGGGTCTCTGTCACTTAGACgatgatgaagaagaggagggtaTAGGCCTAGCAATCGCCCCCCAACGCCCAAAGGAGAGTGAGCGGAAGAGGAAGTGGACACCGGTGGGGGACGAAGAGGGCGCGCTGAATGATAGGAAGGATCAGCCGCCTATTGGCTTCGTCATTAATAGGAACGTCAACAGGAAGAACTTCCGCAAGACGTCAGAGAAAGATGAGGACTGAGAGTACACATGCATGACCTCAAGCAATTGAAGTCCTCTGGAAATAGTGGAGGACCCTAAATATGGCCAGTATTTTAGCGCTTCCCTGTAGAACCTCAACCAGTGGAGTTTTTTCCTAATCAAGGGAATGGGTTCGGCCTCTTGACTTTTCATCAGAATCaatgtaaaatgtgtattttGAATATTAACTACAGACATGAAAAGCACTTGTCAGTAATGCTAATGTAAATGGATGTTTCGAGTCCAAAGAATATTGAATTTAGTTGTCAAGTATACTGGTGGAAGTGTAATGTAAACAATTGTATTTGTAGTAGACCCTTGTAAGTGGCATTATTTTTCCTATTGCTATAACTATTATTGATTATTGGAGCAGTAAAGTCTTCCCACAATTAAATATTTGTTCCTGTATTTTCCGTGGCTGATGTGAAACCAATAGTGTTTAATTTGTGATTAATCTAGAAGTTATCCAACGTGGTATCATTATATTACAGTATTTGATGAATGTATTTATGAGTTTCATAGACATTGCTACATTCATATCAACATCAAATAATTAAATGCAATCGTTGGTTTCACAGATATGCAAAGCACATCATTTGCATGCACTTTCAGGGGTGGAGAGATATAAAGAGCCTCAGTTTTGGTCATTAACTGTAGACCTATTGAACGACAGCGATTATCCTATTATAACCAGACGGCCGCATTGCTATTCCACGGGAAGCGCTCAATATCAGCGCCTCACCTTTGAGAAGCAGTGACGCTACCTACCTTAAAGCAATTGACTCAGAAACGCGGAAGTGAAGTCATCTTATTTTTAGCTCAGTACAGaagttttttttatattttatttttagtaTAATTACAGCTCCCTGTCAGAAGTAGGGGTAAACGTTTCGTGAGTAATGAAGAAAACGGTGCACCAACGACAGAAGATGTGAATGGGGATTTTCAATATTCGCTCAATTTGCAATACGATTGTATTGCAGCATGTACTTCAAGGATCCAGAGCAGGTGAGGAAAAGTATTTATAAACAACTCACCTGCAAaccatttaagaaatgttttaatgtagcctacagtatttTGAAGGAGTATAAAATCAATGTGTGATCAGTTGGACTGAATAATGTAATTTTAAAATGTTATACTCACTCATGGAT contains:
- the LOC123491418 gene encoding protein TSSC4-like produces the protein MCEQEDHGDGAPNKLSNSDAIKLTGDLSLSDSDPEERNESIDPEVEDLSSSDDEEHQNSGPGPKKPAFSLTGGSSSFSNRSRSIFDCLESAAKLTSSHLGQDNVIDGVFARPPPPPLLPSGKKYGEKVGELVSKPPQKRGVPDYLVNPERWTRYDLEDVPETSDSKNSMVAQQYIQSLQQQKKESTMVDDPEEPFIPTFNQGQSSSSEHKIVFSRPSRPQKVDAAEVNKPDRTKKMGMGLCHLDDDEEEEGIGLAIAPQRPKESERKRKWTPVGDEEGALNDRKDQPPIGFVINRNVNRKNFRKTSEKDED